In a single window of the Thermodesulfobacteriota bacterium genome:
- a CDS encoding transglutaminase-like domain-containing protein: protein MTPPPFIMTGALLFWGAHAGAITVALLMALVLELPRLVKRRRDFEEADFNRVADICAVIIAGLFVYFLSVTPFKALYVVGKWLPLAIFPIMAVQLYSTRGKTRVSALIWMLRRGEARGELTPRYVDLSFPYIAVCVIAAGAANVRTPWFYAGVILLTAWGLYPLRSKRYPLAVWFMALAIISVTGFGLHTGMNTLQKLTAGWYYKYFMKQTDPLIATTAIGDIGELKPSGRIAFRVKRAGARPLPDLLCEGIYNTYSPPGWSAMGASLKVIQPGINNAGLVLIPGVAKEAAVTVAAPLKQGEGVLKLPAETIDVTGLPAAAFRRNRLGAVTVEDGPGLVTYTARSGVPDGLDPPDRYDLKIPNQEAAAVQTVVHALQLEGRPPGQVVNMVSDWFRNEFTYSLEQRDQGQGTALANFLLRSRSGHCEYFATATVLLLRASGIPSRYVTGYGLPAGTGVNADWVSVKDRDAHAWAVALIDGRWIPVDTTPPVWRQADNENVSIWEPLYNRLSDIYFAYALWRWGEDRNLSNYMLWLLIPMILYLGRNLFRHRKTRLEGAAGAQQPEAAAWPGTDSPFYRVEQALLSKGYDRFEGETLVAWLLRIKTYLPDPELTDRIMGVLALHYRYRFDPLGLPVDARERLIRETDTILSGIGSRTS, encoded by the coding sequence ATGACCCCTCCGCCCTTTATAATGACCGGTGCGCTTCTGTTCTGGGGAGCCCATGCCGGCGCAATAACCGTGGCACTGCTCATGGCCCTGGTTCTGGAGCTGCCCCGACTGGTCAAACGCCGGCGGGATTTCGAGGAGGCCGACTTCAACCGGGTGGCGGATATCTGCGCGGTGATTATTGCCGGCCTCTTTGTCTATTTTCTCAGCGTCACGCCCTTCAAGGCGCTTTATGTCGTCGGCAAATGGCTGCCCCTGGCTATATTCCCGATAATGGCGGTTCAGTTATACAGCACGCGCGGCAAGACCCGTGTCAGTGCCCTGATATGGATGTTGAGACGGGGGGAGGCCCGGGGAGAACTGACACCGCGCTACGTGGACCTGTCTTTTCCGTACATAGCCGTATGCGTCATTGCTGCCGGGGCCGCCAATGTAAGAACCCCCTGGTTTTATGCCGGCGTCATTCTCCTGACCGCCTGGGGGTTGTATCCCCTGCGATCGAAACGATACCCGCTTGCCGTGTGGTTTATGGCGCTGGCCATAATAAGTGTTACCGGTTTCGGGCTGCATACCGGAATGAACACCCTCCAGAAACTGACGGCGGGCTGGTATTACAAATACTTCATGAAGCAGACCGATCCGTTGATTGCCACCACGGCCATCGGTGATATCGGCGAACTGAAGCCGTCGGGACGGATCGCCTTCAGGGTAAAGCGGGCCGGGGCAAGGCCCCTGCCGGACCTTCTGTGTGAAGGGATTTATAATACATATTCCCCGCCGGGATGGTCCGCCATGGGGGCTTCGCTGAAGGTCATTCAGCCGGGAATTAATAATGCCGGCCTGGTTTTGATTCCCGGTGTGGCAAAGGAAGCGGCCGTTACCGTAGCCGCCCCGCTGAAGCAGGGTGAGGGGGTGCTGAAACTCCCGGCCGAAACCATTGATGTCACCGGTCTGCCGGCGGCCGCCTTCCGCCGGAACCGGCTGGGCGCGGTAACGGTGGAGGACGGTCCCGGACTGGTAACGTATACGGCGCGGAGCGGTGTGCCGGACGGGCTTGATCCGCCCGACCGGTATGACCTGAAAATTCCGAATCAGGAGGCAGCGGCGGTGCAGACCGTCGTGCATGCACTGCAGCTTGAAGGGCGACCGCCCGGACAAGTCGTTAATATGGTAAGCGACTGGTTTCGAAATGAATTTACCTACTCACTGGAACAGCGGGACCAGGGGCAGGGCACGGCACTCGCCAATTTCCTCCTGCGTTCCCGTTCGGGGCATTGCGAATATTTTGCCACGGCAACGGTCCTTCTGCTTCGTGCGTCCGGCATCCCGTCACGATACGTAACCGGGTACGGACTGCCGGCGGGTACGGGGGTCAACGCGGACTGGGTTTCCGTGAAGGACCGTGACGCCCATGCCTGGGCCGTGGCCTTGATTGACGGTAGATGGATTCCCGTTGACACCACCCCCCCGGTATGGCGGCAGGCCGATAATGAAAACGTGTCCATCTGGGAGCCGCTTTACAACCGGTTGTCGGACATCTATTTCGCCTATGCCTTGTGGCGCTGGGGCGAGGACCGCAACCTGTCCAATTATATGCTGTGGCTGCTGATTCCCATGATCCTTTATCTTGGACGGAACCTGTTCCGCCACCGGAAAACACGCCTTGAAGGCGCGGCAGGCGCTCAGCAGCCGGAGGCGGCGGCATGGCCGGGAACGGATTCGCCGTTTTACAGGGTGGAACAAGCCCTGCTGTCAAAGGGTTATGACCGGTTTGAAGGAGAAACCCTGGTCGCCTGGTTGTTAAGGATAAAGACGTATCTGCCTGATCCTGAACTGACGGACCGCATCATGGGCGTGCTGGCGCTTCATTATCGATACCGGTTTGATCCCCTTGGTTTACCGGTTGATGCGCGGGAACGCCTTATCCGGGAGACCGACACCATTCTGTCCGGCATCGGATCGCGGACGTCTTGA
- a CDS encoding DUF58 domain-containing protein, protein MLNRFLYRSYRFFYAWDVWRERRITRAGWFMITLVGVMGLFSLETNRAMIYQVFAFLLPVMAFAAVFSLFFRGRFDIRRELPRYGTVGEELTYSLHVTNQTRHRQRGLLAIENMADPRPSMEEMLTIPEPDEGKRNAWDRGTMWYRFQWLVGCRKRAEAEAFSLLPMEPGATIKTRVALMPRRRGHLNLRGMTISRPDPFGLFKAAVHIGNRQSVLILPRRYPVPALALPGSRRFQPGGVTLASSVGDSQEFFSVREYRPGDPLRHIHWKSWARTGKPIIKEFQDEFFVRHALILDTFEPDGETDVFESAVSVAASFVDALQTREALLDLMFVGDRAYCFSSGRGISDSGRMLEILADVTACRDKPFETLWPIVFENAGRLSGCLCVLLGWDKPRQELVRRLRGLRLPLRVLVIRNSTAEDQIDAGPMLDMPGAFHVLKTGEIKEGLAAI, encoded by the coding sequence ATGCTTAATCGTTTTCTCTATCGAAGCTATCGCTTTTTCTACGCCTGGGACGTGTGGCGCGAACGCCGGATTACACGTGCCGGCTGGTTTATGATCACGCTTGTCGGGGTCATGGGACTCTTCAGCCTGGAAACCAATCGGGCCATGATTTACCAGGTGTTCGCCTTTCTTTTACCCGTAATGGCCTTTGCCGCGGTGTTCAGCCTGTTCTTCAGGGGCCGTTTTGACATCCGGCGTGAACTTCCGCGATATGGCACCGTCGGTGAAGAGCTGACATACTCGCTCCACGTGACCAACCAGACCCGGCATCGCCAGCGGGGGTTGCTGGCCATAGAAAATATGGCGGACCCGCGTCCCAGCATGGAAGAGATGTTGACCATACCCGAACCGGATGAGGGCAAACGCAATGCCTGGGATCGAGGGACCATGTGGTACCGGTTCCAATGGCTGGTCGGGTGTCGGAAACGTGCCGAAGCCGAAGCCTTTTCCCTGCTGCCGATGGAACCGGGGGCTACGATAAAAACCCGGGTGGCACTCATGCCCCGGAGGCGGGGACACCTGAACCTGCGCGGCATGACCATCTCCCGACCCGACCCCTTCGGCTTGTTCAAGGCGGCGGTCCATATCGGGAACCGTCAATCCGTTCTGATTCTTCCCCGACGCTATCCGGTACCGGCACTGGCGTTACCCGGCAGCCGCCGGTTTCAACCCGGCGGCGTGACACTGGCGTCGTCCGTGGGGGATTCACAGGAATTTTTTTCCGTTCGTGAGTACCGGCCCGGTGACCCCCTGCGTCACATCCACTGGAAAAGCTGGGCGCGGACAGGCAAACCGATCATAAAAGAGTTTCAGGATGAATTCTTTGTGCGTCACGCGCTTATCCTGGACACCTTTGAACCAGACGGGGAAACCGATGTGTTCGAAAGCGCCGTCTCCGTGGCGGCCTCCTTTGTGGACGCACTCCAGACCCGGGAGGCGCTGCTTGACCTGATGTTTGTCGGGGACCGGGCCTACTGCTTTTCAAGCGGGCGCGGGATATCGGATAGCGGTCGGATGCTTGAAATCCTGGCGGATGTAACCGCCTGCCGGGACAAACCCTTTGAGACCCTGTGGCCGATCGTGTTTGAAAATGCCGGTCGCTTGAGCGGCTGCCTGTGCGTTCTTCTGGGATGGGACAAGCCGCGGCAGGAACTGGTCCGCCGGCTGCGCGGGTTGCGTCTGCCGTTGCGGGTGCTGGTGATCAGAAATTCAACTGCCGAAGACCAAATCGACGCGGGCCCCATGCTGGATATGCCCGGGGCCTTTCATGTGCTGAAAACCGGAGAGATCAAGGAGGGACTGGCCGCCATATGA
- a CDS encoding MoxR family ATPase has protein sequence MKDDSAGSDLNAAHETYRKLTTNIETVMRGQAAAIRLMLAGFGSGGHILLEDYPGTGKTTLAKTLALSINTRFRRIQFTPDLLPSDILGVSIFNQQDQVFNLHKGPIFTNILLVDEINRASPRTQSALLEAMAEGQVSIDGEARRLEDLFFVIATQNPVESRGTYPLPEAQMDRFALKFDLGYVSAADEVAILTDQKNRHPIEQVSPCVNTDDVMALKRAVKAVRISEELKNYIVTIVRETRNVEGVELGGSPRASLTLMKTAKALALYDGLEYVTPEHVQELAVPAIAHRMVLSHQATFAGRTMADVVRSILETVPVPS, from the coding sequence ATGAAGGATGACTCTGCCGGCAGTGATCTGAACGCAGCCCATGAAACCTACCGGAAGCTGACAACCAATATCGAAACCGTCATGAGGGGTCAGGCCGCCGCCATACGGCTGATGCTGGCCGGTTTCGGGAGCGGCGGCCACATCCTGCTGGAGGATTATCCGGGAACCGGCAAGACCACCCTGGCCAAAACGCTGGCCTTGAGCATCAATACCCGGTTTCGCCGGATACAGTTCACGCCGGACCTCCTGCCGTCCGATATCCTGGGGGTATCGATTTTCAACCAGCAGGACCAGGTCTTTAACCTGCACAAAGGCCCGATTTTTACGAATATCCTGTTGGTGGACGAGATTAACCGGGCATCACCGCGGACCCAATCCGCTCTGCTGGAAGCGATGGCGGAAGGCCAGGTCAGCATTGACGGTGAAGCCCGGCGGCTGGAAGATCTTTTTTTTGTTATCGCCACCCAGAATCCGGTGGAGTCCCGGGGAACGTATCCCCTGCCGGAGGCCCAGATGGACCGGTTCGCGTTGAAGTTCGACCTGGGATATGTGTCCGCCGCTGATGAAGTCGCCATTCTGACGGACCAGAAAAACCGTCATCCCATCGAGCAGGTGTCGCCCTGCGTGAATACCGACGATGTCATGGCCCTGAAGCGGGCGGTCAAAGCGGTACGCATCAGTGAAGAATTGAAAAACTATATCGTGACGATAGTGCGCGAAACCCGGAATGTCGAGGGTGTCGAACTGGGGGGAAGCCCCAGGGCGTCTCTGACGCTCATGAAGACCGCCAAGGCCCTCGCCCTGTACGACGGTCTTGAATATGTGACGCCGGAACACGTCCAGGAACTGGCGGTTCCGGCGATTGCCCACCGGATGGTTCTGAGCCACCAGGCGACTTTTGCCGGCCGGACCATGGCGGATGTTGTCAGGAGCATTCTGGAAACAGTGCCGGTGCCGTCATAA
- a CDS encoding AraC family transcriptional regulator, with protein MPNELTKNQTRTGKEPSFSVDFINMLVKEGDRLGIDPEWFFKKVGFDSNLLKAPNGRLPAEQGHGLASEVLKLIYDPDIGLHLGEAFDFFMDAMHVITFNSPTLGEALTNFCKYYPLMHDVAVPVFSQTGNTASLSLELQYQITDMNELRQFIEGHFAYYTNLLTRLTGKEVRLDSVQFIHPSPSSTKEHERIFKIPVLFSQQENKMTFSKKHLDLPVLVANVGILDTLKSYAEKLQKKIYREDLFSVQVETAIIQNLLSGKTDIETISGQLAMSKRSLQIRLSKEGVKYQDILDKVKREHAIQLLEQSRIAIIDITFLLGYSEQSAFNRAFKKWTGFTPGEYRQSYLSTQE; from the coding sequence ATGCCGAATGAGTTGACGAAAAATCAGACCCGAACCGGAAAAGAACCCAGTTTTTCGGTTGACTTCATTAATATGCTTGTCAAGGAGGGGGATAGACTTGGTATTGATCCCGAATGGTTTTTTAAAAAAGTGGGTTTTGATTCCAATTTACTTAAGGCCCCGAATGGGCGGTTACCCGCCGAACAGGGGCATGGCCTGGCAAGTGAAGTCCTGAAGCTCATTTATGACCCTGATATAGGACTGCACCTGGGAGAAGCGTTTGATTTTTTTATGGACGCCATGCATGTGATCACGTTTAACTCTCCCACCCTGGGAGAAGCATTAACCAATTTTTGCAAGTATTACCCCCTGATGCATGATGTGGCCGTGCCTGTGTTCTCTCAGACCGGGAATACCGCATCCCTGTCTCTTGAATTGCAATATCAAATTACAGATATGAATGAGCTCCGACAATTCATTGAAGGCCATTTTGCTTATTACACTAATCTGTTAACCCGCCTGACCGGGAAAGAGGTCCGGCTTGACAGCGTTCAGTTTATTCATCCGTCTCCTTCAAGCACAAAAGAGCATGAACGTATTTTTAAAATACCCGTGCTGTTCAGTCAGCAGGAAAATAAAATGACCTTTAGTAAAAAACATCTGGATCTTCCTGTCCTGGTCGCCAATGTCGGAATTCTTGACACGCTTAAGTCATATGCTGAAAAACTTCAAAAAAAGATATATCGTGAAGACCTGTTTTCCGTGCAGGTTGAAACCGCAATCATTCAGAATCTGCTTTCCGGCAAGACGGACATAGAAACCATTTCCGGTCAGCTTGCCATGAGCAAAAGAAGCCTTCAGATCAGGTTAAGCAAAGAAGGTGTAAAATACCAGGACATACTGGATAAGGTAAAAAGAGAGCACGCCATACAGCTGCTTGAACAATCCCGGATAGCGATTATCGATATTACCTTCCTGCTCGGCTATTCCGAACAAAGCGCCTTTAACCGGGCTTTTAAAAAATGGACGGGTTTTACCCCCGGTGAGTACCGGCAAAGTTATTTGTCGACACAAGAGTGA
- a CDS encoding SDR family NAD(P)-dependent oxidoreductase, whose product MFKNKTILITGGSSGLGLGLAQALLERGARLILLARTPEKLEQAKKMLLENVPGGNVDIVPVDVSDREALQEALHDVLRQQPSLDMVINNAGILKEGYFEKLGATDFKEMFGANYFGCLYVTQITLPYLKRSRGRLINVASVAGLTGGFGLSAYGSSKYALAGLTETLRCELKPQGITVQMVCPPEFLSPMVEELDTYRTPENLAHTQMIPRLSLDALVKDTIKGIEKNRFKIIPGRRTRLMLLGAQHFPCISRRIADQVIKKAYVGPDQHKGIPDIQRFDAASVYIMVKRRPFSGAGRFKRALLSDFAGEAASVRNTLDYTTFKQHHLVTGGSLAALSYIATRKHVSVSLLSRIRGLTPPAPYHISLFPYYDAVLEFQFAGQLSNEQRTTINDLAHYLTNISKRVSVVESNVRYQAFDDKSPAKKNPFHLVFISQEPSHLAREQAQKHWINEHAAFVVNNVKYTKMKRYRISHATLDKKSVFENRYGGIAFVEFKNLPAFMLNMLNPNAVRLNNSIVLDEMNLSADSGIMLMEEYDSMN is encoded by the coding sequence ATGTTTAAAAACAAAACCATACTCATCACCGGCGGATCATCCGGGCTTGGACTGGGGTTGGCTCAGGCACTTTTAGAAAGAGGCGCGCGCCTGATTCTTCTGGCCCGCACGCCTGAAAAACTTGAGCAGGCAAAAAAGATGTTGCTGGAAAACGTTCCCGGCGGAAATGTAGATATCGTCCCCGTGGATGTAAGCGACCGCGAGGCGTTACAGGAAGCGCTTCATGACGTACTGCGGCAGCAGCCCTCCCTGGACATGGTCATCAATAATGCGGGGATATTAAAGGAAGGATATTTTGAAAAACTGGGGGCAACGGACTTTAAAGAGATGTTCGGCGCCAACTACTTTGGCTGTCTTTATGTGACGCAGATCACCTTGCCGTACTTAAAAAGGTCCCGGGGCCGACTGATCAACGTTGCCTCCGTGGCGGGATTGACCGGAGGTTTTGGACTTTCCGCCTACGGCTCATCAAAGTATGCACTGGCAGGACTGACAGAAACATTACGCTGCGAGCTAAAGCCACAGGGCATCACGGTTCAAATGGTGTGCCCTCCGGAATTTTTATCTCCCATGGTTGAGGAACTGGATACCTATCGGACGCCGGAAAACCTGGCGCATACACAGATGATTCCCAGACTGTCTCTGGATGCTCTGGTAAAAGATACAATAAAAGGCATTGAAAAAAACCGGTTTAAAATTATCCCCGGCCGGCGGACACGATTGATGCTTCTCGGGGCGCAGCACTTTCCCTGTATCAGCCGTCGTATTGCCGACCAGGTGATCAAAAAAGCCTATGTCGGCCCCGATCAACATAAAGGGATTCCTGACATACAACGGTTTGATGCTGCGTCTGTTTATATTATGGTAAAACGCCGTCCGTTTTCAGGGGCAGGAAGATTTAAGCGTGCCCTGTTGTCAGACTTTGCCGGGGAAGCCGCATCCGTTAGAAACACGTTGGACTATACAACGTTCAAGCAACATCATCTTGTCACGGGAGGCTCCTTAGCCGCTCTTTCCTATATTGCGACACGAAAGCATGTAAGTGTGTCATTGCTGAGCCGCATCCGCGGCCTGACACCTCCAGCGCCTTATCATATTTCATTGTTTCCATACTATGACGCGGTGCTGGAATTTCAATTTGCCGGCCAGTTGTCGAATGAACAGAGAACAACGATCAATGACCTTGCTCATTATCTGACCAATATCTCTAAAAGAGTATCCGTGGTGGAGAGCAATGTCCGCTATCAGGCATTCGACGATAAGAGCCCCGCGAAAAAGAATCCTTTTCACCTGGTGTTCATTTCACAGGAGCCATCTCATCTTGCGCGTGAGCAGGCGCAAAAGCACTGGATAAATGAGCATGCCGCTTTCGTCGTCAATAATGTCAAGTATACCAAAATGAAGCGCTACCGGATTTCCCATGCAACGCTTGATAAAAAAAGCGTGTTTGAAAACAGGTATGGCGGTATCGCGTTTGTTGAATTTAAAAACCTGCCGGCGTTTATGCTTAACATGCTCAATCCTAATGCGGTAAGGCTCAATAATTCAATCGTGCTTGATGAAATGAATTTATCGGCTGATTCCGGAATTATGTTAATGGAAGAATACGACAGCATGAATTGA
- a CDS encoding molybdopterin-dependent oxidoreductase → MIKKHYSICCLCGAACGIEIQHKDGNLVSIRGDKANRHSRGFICPKAVALKDIHNDPDRLRHPVIRKGDKWEEISWKDAYEYTGQKIRQVQKTYGNDSVGVYIGNAMEHNYDSVLPLLTFVNGFKTRNRYSAISVDSLARLAASLLLYNNQAILPTPDIERTDIFLIIGANPLVSNGSIMTAPDTKKRFKEIQKRGGKIIVIDPRRTETAAAADAHYFIKPGTDALLLFAMIDTLFKEKQIDTSRLRPFVDGIEKLKQYAAGYSPEIVSPVVGIAPEEIRNIAREFGTAKHAVCYGRLGVSTQEFGTLSTWLIDILNIITDNMDTPGGAMFNTPAVDLPGLANLFRLPGTFNQYQSRVSGLPEFNGELPVAALAEEMETPGSGQIKALFTAGGNPLLSLPNTKRLQKTFENLEFMASIDYYINETTKFANIIFPPTSFFERDRYPVIELMTGVHNFAQYSPAVFPKSDNAKHLWEIMVDLSYYMDKHRGYLSKIMGWIKWVAVKNVVTPKFQLDCLLRLGPQKLSIRKLLGHPHGLLIGPLQPRLKSIINTKNKRINLFSSPVIKDLERLSLKLKQTPSNGNGKFLLISRRTLRSMNTWMHNSPRLVGGPHRCTLMIHPEDAKQKGLSPDQRVVVKSRVGSITVQIKITDEVMPGVVSLPFGWGHNQSKTKLSIANQHAGANMNDIVDDEFYDQLSGSSALGGIPVDITSVG, encoded by the coding sequence GTGATAAAAAAACATTACTCGATTTGCTGTCTCTGTGGTGCTGCGTGTGGTATTGAAATCCAACACAAAGACGGGAATCTTGTATCCATACGTGGTGATAAAGCCAACCGTCATAGTCGAGGATTTATCTGTCCCAAAGCTGTTGCTTTAAAGGACATCCATAATGATCCAGATCGCCTGCGACATCCAGTGATTAGAAAAGGAGACAAATGGGAGGAAATCTCCTGGAAGGATGCATACGAGTACACGGGGCAAAAAATCCGACAGGTACAAAAAACCTATGGGAACGATTCAGTTGGCGTTTATATCGGAAATGCCATGGAGCACAATTATGATTCCGTACTTCCTCTCCTGACGTTTGTAAATGGATTTAAAACACGCAATCGCTATTCAGCCATTTCAGTCGATTCTTTGGCACGATTAGCAGCATCACTGCTCTTGTATAATAATCAAGCTATCCTACCCACACCAGATATAGAGAGAACTGACATTTTTCTCATCATAGGTGCCAACCCCCTGGTTTCAAACGGCAGTATAATGACAGCGCCAGACACCAAAAAAAGATTCAAAGAAATACAAAAACGGGGGGGTAAAATTATTGTCATTGATCCGAGGCGTACCGAAACTGCTGCTGCTGCAGATGCGCACTACTTCATTAAACCCGGTACAGACGCGCTGTTGTTGTTTGCAATGATTGATACCTTATTCAAAGAAAAACAAATAGACACAAGTCGTCTTCGCCCTTTTGTGGATGGAATTGAAAAGTTAAAACAGTACGCAGCCGGTTATTCTCCAGAAATCGTATCGCCTGTTGTGGGGATAGCACCAGAAGAGATCCGAAATATAGCCAGGGAATTTGGAACTGCCAAACATGCTGTCTGCTATGGGCGATTGGGCGTATCCACCCAGGAATTTGGAACTTTAAGCACATGGCTGATCGATATTTTAAACATAATTACCGATAATATGGACACTCCTGGCGGCGCCATGTTTAATACGCCAGCCGTGGATTTGCCAGGCCTTGCGAATCTGTTTCGATTACCCGGCACATTCAATCAATACCAGAGTCGTGTGAGCGGCCTGCCTGAATTCAATGGGGAACTTCCTGTGGCTGCTTTAGCAGAGGAGATGGAAACTCCCGGCTCCGGTCAGATCAAAGCTTTATTCACTGCCGGGGGAAATCCCCTTTTATCACTACCCAATACAAAACGATTGCAAAAGACATTTGAAAATTTGGAATTTATGGCTTCGATTGATTACTACATAAACGAGACCACCAAATTCGCAAATATCATTTTTCCACCCACATCATTTTTTGAACGAGATCGATATCCGGTTATTGAGCTTATGACCGGTGTTCACAACTTTGCCCAATATTCACCAGCTGTATTTCCCAAGTCAGACAACGCAAAACATCTATGGGAGATAATGGTGGATCTCAGTTATTATATGGATAAACATCGCGGATATTTATCTAAAATAATGGGTTGGATTAAATGGGTCGCTGTCAAAAATGTTGTAACACCCAAATTCCAGCTGGATTGTCTATTGAGACTGGGGCCACAAAAACTATCCATCCGAAAACTATTAGGCCATCCCCACGGCCTTCTTATCGGTCCTCTTCAACCCAGATTAAAAAGCATTATCAATACAAAAAACAAACGCATTAATCTCTTTTCTTCCCCGGTGATTAAAGATCTTGAAAGGTTATCCCTTAAACTGAAACAGACACCTTCCAATGGCAATGGGAAATTTCTTTTAATTTCCCGGAGAACATTGCGCAGTATGAATACCTGGATGCACAACAGCCCAAGACTTGTTGGCGGCCCCCATCGGTGTACCTTGATGATTCATCCCGAAGATGCAAAACAAAAGGGTTTATCGCCAGATCAACGTGTCGTTGTTAAATCAAGAGTAGGCAGCATTACTGTTCAGATTAAAATAACTGATGAAGTTATGCCAGGTGTAGTCAGCCTGCCATTTGGATGGGGCCACAATCAGTCTAAGACAAAACTTTCCATCGCCAATCAACATGCAGGCGCCAACATGAATGACATCGTTGATGATGAATTCTATGACCAACTTTCAGGCAGCTCTGCATTGGGTGGTATACCTGTAGATATTACCAGCGTAGGGTGA
- a CDS encoding aminotransferase class III-fold pyridoxal phosphate-dependent enzyme, which translates to MDQLMADAQQVFGKGVVENLVSKGLDWIESGREGSVVHDSNGKEFIDCYCSSGTYNLGRKNPAIARALKQAIHETDQGNFVMISREKAMLSERLARFTPPGLDCCLFTVVRGEAVDAACKLARGYTGRTELITVDGGCYGQTGFAMTLSERADKKDFGSLIPDVQTIPFNDIDAARKTITKKTAAVILEPVQTENNCRTADKDYLVALRTFCDQTGALLIFDESQTGFGRTGEKFASDYFVVRPDIMLLGEALGGGMFPFAAMVFTSSVKTFFDAHPLIHLLTFGGHDVGCRVAAAALNEYDRIQPWQNAHKQGNILKKRLKQLATSNPKLKSVQGVGLMLSLEFESAQAAERFCRSAIQQGVLVKNGVVARHSVVIRPPLTINDQDLDKIVTGIEKALSAL; encoded by the coding sequence ATGGATCAACTTATGGCAGACGCTCAACAGGTATTTGGAAAAGGTGTTGTGGAAAACCTGGTGTCAAAGGGATTGGACTGGATAGAGTCCGGCCGGGAAGGATCGGTTGTTCATGATTCAAACGGCAAGGAATTCATTGACTGTTATTGTTCGTCCGGCACCTATAACCTGGGCCGGAAAAATCCCGCCATCGCCCGGGCACTCAAACAGGCCATCCATGAAACCGACCAGGGAAACTTTGTCATGATCTCACGGGAAAAGGCCATGTTGTCGGAAAGACTGGCCCGATTCACCCCTCCCGGACTGGACTGTTGCCTGTTTACGGTCGTAAGAGGCGAAGCCGTGGATGCCGCCTGCAAACTGGCCCGGGGGTATACCGGGAGAACTGAACTGATCACCGTGGACGGGGGATGCTACGGTCAGACCGGGTTTGCCATGACCCTGTCCGAGCGGGCGGACAAGAAAGACTTCGGCTCTCTGATACCGGATGTTCAGACGATCCCCTTTAATGACATCGATGCTGCCCGCAAAACCATCACTAAAAAAACGGCGGCGGTCATCCTGGAACCGGTTCAAACGGAAAACAATTGCCGCACCGCGGACAAGGATTATCTCGTTGCCCTGCGCACCTTTTGCGATCAGACCGGGGCGCTGCTGATTTTTGATGAATCCCAGACCGGGTTCGGAAGGACCGGGGAAAAGTTCGCCTCGGATTATTTCGTCGTGCGGCCGGATATCATGCTCCTCGGTGAAGCCCTGGGCGGCGGTATGTTTCCCTTCGCGGCCATGGTATTTACCAGTTCCGTGAAAACCTTTTTTGATGCCCATCCCCTGATCCACCTGCTGACATTCGGCGGACATGATGTGGGCTGCCGGGTCGCCGCCGCGGCCTTAAACGAGTATGACCGGATACAACCCTGGCAAAACGCGCACAAACAGGGGAATATACTGAAAAAAAGGCTGAAACAACTGGCCACATCAAACCCGAAACTCAAATCAGTGCAGGGTGTCGGACTGATGCTATCCCTGGAATTTGAAAGCGCGCAAGCGGCGGAAAGATTCTGTCGAAGCGCGATTCAACAGGGCGTGCTGGTAAAAAACGGAGTGGTCGCCAGACACAGCGTCGTCATCCGCCCTCCCCTTACCATCAACGACCAGGATCTGGACAAAATCGTAACGGGGATAGAAAAGGCGTTGTCTGCTCTGTAA